The sequence ATAGGATGACTTCTTTTGCGTGCATGACGCTTTTTGGTCCCATTGTTACGTAGTATTCTGGGACTTTTTCTGCATCGCCGCCAACTTCCCCGAGCAAAATATCGAACATATCTGGGCGTGATTGAACGGAAACAAGTCGGGTTTCATCGCCGAATTTGGTTACGCCAGGTAAGTTCCCGCAGAAGTGACCATCTTCACCAATCCCAATTAAAATCGCGTCCAAGCCTCCAACTGCTTTCAAATGCGCTTCATGGTCTGTATAGTTTTTCGTATCTAGCATGTGAATTTGTTCTTCTGGAATTCCCGCTGGATCAAAATACATCGCTTTTAAATTGGCAATTGTCACGCCGTATTTTTCGTCTCCAATTGGAATTTCGTCAAAATTATAATAGCTTACATTTGTCAGTGGTGCTTTTTCTTTCATTTCTTCCACCATCAGTTCGTACATTCGCTTCGGTGTGGAGCCTGCTGTGATGGCTAAATGAACCAACTTGTCTTGATACATTTTCCCTAAAAGCAGTTGCATCGTTGTTTTACTCATGTTTTCGTAATCTTTTTCCACAATAATTTTCATTTTTTTCACCTCTCGCTTTGAATTACCTTTATGATAAAGTGTATAGTAACTATAGAGTCAAGACGAAAGGGTGATAAATGTGGAACCGCTTTTTTCCATTGGGGAAATGGCAAAGAAAAGCCAACTCTCCATCCAACGATTGCGCTATTATGATAAAATTGGGCTTTTGGTCCCTGCTTTTACCGATCCGACTTCTGGGTATCGCTACTACAAAACGGCTCAAGAAGAACAACTCAACCTCATTCAAGCGTTGCAGTATATGGGGTTTTCCTTGCAAGAACTAAAACAATATCTCAACAAAAACACATCGGAAAGTTTGCCCGATTTGCTTATAAAATATCAGCAAAAATTAATGGATGAAGAAGCTCGCATTGCTCGTAAAAAGTGGCTAATTGACCGTTATCAAGGTTTATTAAAACGCGAAACTGACTCGACAAAACTTCTAACAACTGCCCGACTTTTGCTTACAGAGCCACTTCTAACGCCTGTGCATGCCGATATTTTAAACGACCCAGCTTTTCATCAAGAAGTTCAGAAAACCGTGAGTCACCTTGGTCTTTCGAAAAGCTATCAGCAGTTTCCTGGTTATTGCATGTTAGAGGGGCAAGCTTATCTGTTCATTGAGTTAGATCATTCTATTGGCGCACCGGGTGAACGGTATTTATTATCAAGCGAGCGGCAAGCTTTTGTCACACCACAAAACTGGGAGACACCTCAAGAAAATGAGAATTACCTTTTACAAGAAACGGTGGCTTGGATTAATCAAGAGCTGGTTCGTGGTTATTCCTATGAAACAACATTAACTTTTGAATAGATATTTTAAAAAGATTGGTTATAATAGAAAGAAATAATGTGGAGGTGAGTGCCGTGGAAATCAAGCCAATCAGGGCAAAAGACACACAAGATATTAGGCACCGGGTTCTTCGCCCAGAACAGCCTGAAGAAAACGCAATTTATCCAAATGATGATATGGAGGGTACTTTTCATTTAGGTGCTTTTGAAAAGGATGTTTTACTTGGGATTGCCAGTTTTTATCCAGAAAAATCGACTGTTATTATGAATCCCGCTCAATACCGGATTCGCGGTGTGGCGACAGAACGCCGGATGCGCTTGAAGGGTCTCGGCACGGCTTTAATTGCAGAAGGTGAAGCGGAAATTTGGAAGCGCGGCGCAGATATTATCTGGTGCAATGCGAGGATTGTCGCTGTTGGTTTTTATGAAAAACATGGCTATCGTAAAGTTGGCAAATCGTTTGTCATTCCTGGCATCGGCGAACATTACTTAATGAAAAAAGTGAATCCAAATAAAAAAGTGGACCAAGATAACCAATATCTGGTCCACTTGTTTTTTATAATTTAGAATAAGGTTGCGTATGAATCATCCAAGAAATTCCGTACTCATCGACGAATTGTCCCATTTTACCGCCCCAGAATTGCTCTTCGAAAGGTAATGTTACTGTCACTCTTCCTGAGCTGCTTATTTTTTCAAAGAAAGCATCGGCGTCGGCTACTGCCGCTGGGTCTTCACTGTTAGAATCAAGCATAATTGAAATTTGGTTGGATGGTTTTACTTCTTTGCCGAATGAATCGGAACAAAATAAATTTGCGCCAAGGACGGTAAAGCCACCGTGAACCGTTGTGTTCTCTAAGTTTTCTTTTGCTAATCCGAACATTTCGCTTTGTTCCTCACTTACTGGAAGCCTTGAAATATTCGTTGCTCCGAACACTTCTTCATAATATCCTAAAGCCTCTTTTGCATTTTCAAAAGCCAAATACGGGTACATTTTTGCCATATAAATCGCTCCTTTGTTTTTGAGACACTAGTTAGAAAATACCCAATTCGTTTTACCTTAAACTATCTCGGGATTTTTAAAAATTCGGCGCCATGTTTTACTCATAATCACTAGACAGACGGTGAACGCGCCTAAATCTGCTAATGGGAAGGCGTACCAAATACCATCTAAACCGAAGAACTGTGGCAAAATAAGTAAAAGTGGTACTAAACAGATGATTTGGCGCATTAGGGAGATGATAAATGAAATTCTTGCTCGACCAAGCGCTTGATATAGTCCTCCGCAGACAATTTGGAAACCGATTGTTGGCGCAGCTAGAAGCATAAATCTAACAGCGGTTGTTCCTTGGGCGATTAGCTCTGGGTCGTTAGAGAAAATTCGTACGAGCATTCCTGGGAAAATTTCTACCAAGCCCCAAGCAATTAGTGACATTACGGTCGCAGCAATCATAGACACTTTGACAGCTTTCATTACGCGTTCGAATTGTCTGGAACCGTAGTTGAAGCCGACGATTGGTTGCATCCCTTGTGTGACACCATTGATTGGCATAATGACGAACGACGCAATCCGGTTCGCAATTCCGTATACTGCAATTGCCATTGTTCCACCATAAATATTAAGCATCCAGTTTACCGCAACCGTTACGATACTACCCGCGGACATCATAATAAATGACGGGAATCCGATTGCCATAATCCGGCGAATCAGCGGGAAATCCATTCGGAATGAGAACCCTTTTAAAGATAAAGTACTTTTGCCTGATAAAAAGTAAATCAAGAGCCAAATCGCGCCAACAGCCTGTGCAATAACAGTTGCAAGGGCAGAACCACGGACTCCCATACCGAATCCCATAATGAAAATCGGGTTTAAAATCATATTTAATATAGCGGAAATAATCATAGTTAACATCGCTGTTTTTGCATTACCTTCCGAACGAACGATATTATTCATCGCCATCGCAAAAGTTTGGAATACTGCACCTAGTAAAATAAGTGATAAGAAATCACTGGCAATATCATGAATATCCGCTGGTGCCCCAAAAAGCGTAATAAGTGGATCTAAAAAAATAAAGGTTACAATTGCAATAAAAATGCTAGAAATAAGTACTAACCAAATAACTTGATGGAATACTTTATCCGCATGTTTTTGTTCGCCGGCACCGAGCGAGCGGGAAATAATCGACGCACCCCCAATCCCAAACATTGCTGCCATCGCCATTAGTATCATTTGGACCGGGAAGGCAATCGAAAGTGCTGCAACCCCTGATGGACCAACGCCATATGACACAAAAATCGTATCAACAATATTATACATTCCCATAACAAACATGCCGATAAATGCCGGTATCGACAATCTCGCCATGAGTGAAGGAATGCTATCTTCACCTAATCGTTTACTCTGTTCTTTCATTCAGATTCTCCTCCTTCGACTGCTATAATCGCATTATCTGAAAGTCGTCCTATCAAATGCATTAAGTCATCTTTTTCCTTTTCACTAAAATTCGCTGTTAAAAGTGCAGACCATTCTACTGTCACTTCTTCAATTAAATCGCGCATCTGAAAACCAGTTCCCGTCACAAAAATCCGCTGAATACGCCTATCTTTCGCATCAATTTCACGGCGAATCATCCCCAGTTCTTCTAAGCGCTTAATGTGCCTTGTCACACTTGCTTTATCGACCATAAACCTTTTCGCCATAGATTCTTGAGAAATACCATCTTCTTTATACAGCGTCCATAAATAACGTAATTGACCTATATTAAGACCAGTTTCTAGTAATTTTTTATTTTTAAAAGTGCTTTCTGAACGATGAATAATTGCGATGGCTTTTGCTAAACTTTCCTGTCTATCTGCCATTTATCCGACTCCTCATAAAAAAATCCGCCACATAATTAGTTGCGGCGTCAACCATTATAGTATAGCAGGATTTTAGTTGACTGCGCAACCTTTTTATTTCCCAGGCAATAATTTGACTTCCTATCTTTCTTTTGTAAAAATAAAGAGTAGAGAAGGGGTGCTATCCACTGTGCATATTAAAATATTAAAAAATAGATATCCCAATATAGTTATTTCAAAAAACCCAATAAAATCCAGCTCAGATACGATTTCTTTTTTCGAAGAACCGTATTATTTTACTATTCCTAAGAGCAATCTCTCAGAAGAAGAAGCGATGTTATTACATACGTTATTTCCAGAACCATTACCAACATTTACAAAAGAATCTACTCAGTTTTGGTTTGATTTGTTATTCGGAAATAAAGAATTGGTGATGACGAACGAGAAAGAAACATATCGCATTACGCAGTTCCATATTAAGACTGCTACAACTAAAAGCATGTTACAAGAATGGCAAAAAGCTTTGCTGAGTTTTTTTAGTCCAGAAGCTGAGTTAATTATGTTTTCGACTAACTACGGTGTTATTGTTGAAAAATCAACGGGGTCGCTACTTGGCGAAGAGGAACTAATTGCTGTTGCCAGTACACTTGAAAATGATTTCTATATACAATCCACTTTTTTCATGGGACTTTTCCATCCGTTAAATGATCGATTGCGTGGCTTATTTGCTGAAGAACGTGCCATTTTCAACCATAATAATCGTGAGGTAGTTCAGACTGTGGCTTCCGAAAGTTTAAAAGTTATCGCGCTTCGAATGAAAGAAAGTTTAATCACGAATGAACTCAACGACCTTTTCCATCAAGATGACACTTGGATTCCACTGATTCATACGTTATTTAAGAACCAAGGAAACATCAGTCTCACAGCTAAAGAGCTTTTTATGCACCGGAATACTATTCAATATCGTTTGGACAAATTCTATGAACAAACAAACTTATCGCTCCGCAAAATGGACGGGTTGCTCTTAGCTTATCTGTCTACACTTCAAACAAATAATAGCAATCATGAATAAATAATCATGGTTGCTTTTTCGCTTGACTTAAAGTTCACTTCAAGGAATACAGTTATTATAGAAAATCAGTAAAGGAGAATGGCTATGACCAAAAATAAAATTAGTTTTTATGTGGTGGACGCTTCGGAGGACTTAACAATGAATATCAAAGAAGCTAGTGAAAAAAGTGGCGTTTCTGCCGATACAATTCGCTACTACGAACGCATTGGTTTAATTCCACCTATACATCGTAATGAAAACGGGATTCGCAAATTTGGCGCAGAAGACATACGTTGGATTTTGTTTAGTCGCCAAATGCGCCGAGCTGGTTTATCTATTGAGGCTTTAATCGATTATTTGGCACTTTTCCGTGAAGGAGAGGATACACTGGAAGCTCGTGTCGAATTGCTGAAAGAACAACGAATTGAACTAAAAAAACGGATGGACATGATGCAAGAAGCACTTGATCGACTTGATTTCAAAATTGATAATTACGACACACACCTTATTCCTGCGCAGCAAAAACTAAAAGACTTTTAGTGTTGAATCTACAAGCGTCAAACTGGATGAAACCACATGTTTAGGAGCAGTTTCTGATGGATACTTTACGCACAAAGACCCGCTTGCCTTGCTAGAAGGTTCGCGGGTCTTACTTATTTATTTACATAAGCTAAAATATCTTCTGGTTTTTCGAAAATCAATTCTGCCTTTTCGAAACCTTCTGTTGTTTTTGCGCCCCAAAGAGCTAAGCCAAAATGAGCTCCGGCCGCATGGGCGCACTTCATATCATACATCGAATCCCCAACATAAAGCACTTCATGCGGCTCCCTGCCAAGAATTTCTAACCCCTTCAATAATGGTTCTGGATGAGGCTTATGCTTTTCAGTATCACTTGCACAAACGATCGCTTGAAAATGATCCTGAATATTAAATGGATAAAAACCTTTTTCCATTTCTAACGCATTTTTAGAAGTAACAACGCCACTTTCTGGAATAGCATGCAGTACTTTATGAATACCTTCGAAAATCTCTACTTCTTCAATGAAAGAAGCTTCTCTTTCAATCCACTTATCCAATACTTTTTCTTGATCTAAAATGTTTAACTGTTCCACCGCAGCAGCTCCAGTAATCCCAAGTACAAAACGTAATTCGTCCAGTTCGTAACTTAATCCTTCTTCGGCCAAAACCGCTTGAAGAGAATGCAAAACAGCTCTTTCCGTGTCTAGAATGGTTCCATCTACGTCAAAAATTATTGCTTTATACATTTAAGCCCCTCCTTCAAGATTTAGCGAAGTTGTGATAATGATGCGTTGTATATCTCGTTTTTTTCTTATTATCAGCTTTATTAATTTCTAGATTTGTAACACCTTTATTTTGGAGTATATCCCGAAATTCGCGCAAATTATCATGAGAATTACCAGTTATCTCAAAATCAATATTATCACAGCTAAAAGTTAGCAGAATTTTAGCTTCTTCTCGAACAAGAGCAATCTTTGCTAATTTTGCAATTGGAAATGTTTGACGTTTTTTCATACCTAAGCTAAAGTTTTGGTCAAAAACAAGATAGTCTCTGTCAATGTAGAACTCTCCGAATTGATATTCCATTCCAAGTGCAGAATTAATCTTGCATACACCATCTAATTTCATCACATTCGCCTCCTTCATCACCTTATATATTAGTTTTAAATGATGAAATGGGTTTCATGTCAAGCAATATTATAAAATATTATTCAAAAAGGGTTTTTATACTGTTTTCCTTTTAATTAATTCATGTTCTACTTTGATTCTTTGTAGTTTACCTTGTTCAAAAATCGAAAAAGCATTCGCGCCGAGTTTTTTCAGATGATGGTCAAGGGTAGTGATTTCTAAAGCTTTACCGATTGGGAGATTTTCCTGCCCTAAGATAGCAACATCTTCTGGTACGCGCAAACCAAGTTCTTTTACATGATACATCACGCCGGCCGCAACCTCATCACCATTTGCATAAATCGCATCAGGCCAATCTTTCCCTTTCGCAAAAAAGTGTTCAGCTGCCTTTATACCATCTTCCAACGTGTAACACTCACTTAAAAAACGATTATCTCCAACTGAGCCATAAACCTGCTCATACGCATTAATCTTTCCATATGTACTTGTGCTTTCTCGTGACGCTCTTCCCGCAGTGAATGCGACTTTTCTATAACCTTCCTCTCGCAAAAATTCAAATCCTGCTCGATAAGCTTTCACCCGGTCAATATAGGAGCAAGATATTTCTTTAGATTCTACATATTCACAAGCAATAATCGGACCATACGCTACATATGGCAAAATCACTTCCCAATTATTCGCACGGGAAGTAATAATTAATCCATCCACTTGTTTTGTTTTAAGACGCATTAAGTACTTTTCTTCTTCTTTTGGGTCATATCCAGTTGGAAAAAGCGTTACAGAATAACGATTTTTAAAAGCTGCTTCTAAAATACCATTTACAATTTTGTCAAACCACGGGTGATCATTATAAGGTATAATCACGCCAACCGTATTTGTTTTCCCACGCGCTAAGTCCATGGCGCTACGGTTAGGTGAATAATCTAATTCATCAATAACAGCCTGGACGCGAGCTCTTTTTTCCTCCGCAACATACGGATGGTTATTGAGTACACGTGATACTGTCGTCACTGAAACTCCCGCTAATTTGGCTATTTCTTTAATATTTGGCATTTTAAAAACCTCATTCCTAAGAAAAAAGTGCGGACAGATTTCTCATACCGCACTTCTATTTTTATCATTAAGCCATCTGTTCAAGTTCGCTTGCTTGGATGTCTTTTTCGACACGAACTGAAACCAGCCTGGCATCATTCATTTCTTCTACTGTAAATCTTAGTGTACCGTATTCTACTACTACTTTATCATCTTCTTCTGGAATTGTTCCAGTTAAAGTAAGCACAAATCCAGCCACAGTATCTACGCCACGTGATGGAAGTTCCACGTGAAACATTTTATTGAAATCATCTAGCGGCATGCGACCTTCTACGATAAACGTGGTCTCATCAATTTTCTTTACTTCATCCGAAAATACGTCATTTTCATCGTCAATTTCGCCAACAATTTCTTCTAATAGATCTTCTACAGTCACAATACCTGCAACACCACCGTATTCGTCCATTAGAATTGCCATTTGATTTCTAGTTCTTTGCATATTTTTAAGTAAATCGTCAATAAACATCGTCTCTTGCGCAAAATACGCGTCTTTAACGAGTTCTTTCACATCAATGTTTTCAAAACCTGACTTTCTCGCTTCCGCAAAAAAATCTTTCATATGCAGAATACCTAGCACTGAGTCCTGGTCGCCTGTATAGACGGGAACTCTCGAAAAATTCTCATTTAATAATGCATCACAAAGTTCTTCTGATTC comes from Listeria monocytogenes and encodes:
- a CDS encoding MarR family winged helix-turn-helix transcriptional regulator → MADRQESLAKAIAIIHRSESTFKNKKLLETGLNIGQLRYLWTLYKEDGISQESMAKRFMVDKASVTRHIKRLEELGMIRREIDAKDRRIQRIFVTGTGFQMRDLIEEVTVEWSALLTANFSEKEKDDLMHLIGRLSDNAIIAVEGGESE
- a CDS encoding MerR family transcriptional regulator; the protein is MTKNKISFYVVDASEDLTMNIKEASEKSGVSADTIRYYERIGLIPPIHRNENGIRKFGAEDIRWILFSRQMRRAGLSIEALIDYLALFREGEDTLEARVELLKEQRIELKKRMDMMQEALDRLDFKIDNYDTHLIPAQQKLKDF
- a CDS encoding MerR family transcriptional regulator — protein: MEPLFSIGEMAKKSQLSIQRLRYYDKIGLLVPAFTDPTSGYRYYKTAQEEQLNLIQALQYMGFSLQELKQYLNKNTSESLPDLLIKYQQKLMDEEARIARKKWLIDRYQGLLKRETDSTKLLTTARLLLTEPLLTPVHADILNDPAFHQEVQKTVSHLGLSKSYQQFPGYCMLEGQAYLFIELDHSIGAPGERYLLSSERQAFVTPQNWETPQENENYLLQETVAWINQELVRGYSYETTLTFE
- a CDS encoding LacI family DNA-binding transcriptional regulator — protein: MPNIKEIAKLAGVSVTTVSRVLNNHPYVAEEKRARVQAVIDELDYSPNRSAMDLARGKTNTVGVIIPYNDHPWFDKIVNGILEAAFKNRYSVTLFPTGYDPKEEEKYLMRLKTKQVDGLIITSRANNWEVILPYVAYGPIIACEYVESKEISCSYIDRVKAYRAGFEFLREEGYRKVAFTAGRASRESTSTYGKINAYEQVYGSVGDNRFLSECYTLEDGIKAAEHFFAKGKDWPDAIYANGDEVAAGVMYHVKELGLRVPEDVAILGQENLPIGKALEITTLDHHLKKLGANAFSIFEQGKLQRIKVEHELIKRKTV
- a CDS encoding glucosamine-6-phosphate deaminase, which produces MKIIVEKDYENMSKTTMQLLLGKMYQDKLVHLAITAGSTPKRMYELMVEEMKEKAPLTNVSYYNFDEIPIGDEKYGVTIANLKAMYFDPAGIPEEQIHMLDTKNYTDHEAHLKAVGGLDAILIGIGEDGHFCGNLPGVTKFGDETRLVSVQSRPDMFDILLGEVGGDAEKVPEYYVTMGPKSVMHAKEVILFANGKKKAAIIKKALQGPVTEDIPSSIFQLHPNFTVVLDEEAASELNI
- a CDS encoding GNAT family N-acetyltransferase produces the protein MEIKPIRAKDTQDIRHRVLRPEQPEENAIYPNDDMEGTFHLGAFEKDVLLGIASFYPEKSTVIMNPAQYRIRGVATERRMRLKGLGTALIAEGEAEIWKRGADIIWCNARIVAVGFYEKHGYRKVGKSFVIPGIGEHYLMKKVNPNKKVDQDNQYLVHLFFII
- a CDS encoding VOC family protein, with product MAKMYPYLAFENAKEALGYYEEVFGATNISRLPVSEEQSEMFGLAKENLENTTVHGGFTVLGANLFCSDSFGKEVKPSNQISIMLDSNSEDPAAVADADAFFEKISSSGRVTVTLPFEEQFWGGKMGQFVDEYGISWMIHTQPYSKL
- a CDS encoding HAD family hydrolase, with protein sequence MYKAIIFDVDGTILDTERAVLHSLQAVLAEEGLSYELDELRFVLGITGAAAVEQLNILDQEKVLDKWIEREASFIEEVEIFEGIHKVLHAIPESGVVTSKNALEMEKGFYPFNIQDHFQAIVCASDTEKHKPHPEPLLKGLEILGREPHEVLYVGDSMYDMKCAHAAGAHFGLALWGAKTTEGFEKAELIFEKPEDILAYVNK
- a CDS encoding helix-turn-helix domain-containing protein; the encoded protein is MHIKILKNRYPNIVISKNPIKSSSDTISFFEEPYYFTIPKSNLSEEEAMLLHTLFPEPLPTFTKESTQFWFDLLFGNKELVMTNEKETYRITQFHIKTATTKSMLQEWQKALLSFFSPEAELIMFSTNYGVIVEKSTGSLLGEEELIAVASTLENDFYIQSTFFMGLFHPLNDRLRGLFAEERAIFNHNNREVVQTVASESLKVIALRMKESLITNELNDLFHQDDTWIPLIHTLFKNQGNISLTAKELFMHRNTIQYRLDKFYEQTNLSLRKMDGLLLAYLSTLQTNNSNHE
- a CDS encoding MATE family efflux transporter — translated: MKEQSKRLGEDSIPSLMARLSIPAFIGMFVMGMYNIVDTIFVSYGVGPSGVAALSIAFPVQMILMAMAAMFGIGGASIISRSLGAGEQKHADKVFHQVIWLVLISSIFIAIVTFIFLDPLITLFGAPADIHDIASDFLSLILLGAVFQTFAMAMNNIVRSEGNAKTAMLTMIISAILNMILNPIFIMGFGMGVRGSALATVIAQAVGAIWLLIYFLSGKSTLSLKGFSFRMDFPLIRRIMAIGFPSFIMMSAGSIVTVAVNWMLNIYGGTMAIAVYGIANRIASFVIMPINGVTQGMQPIVGFNYGSRQFERVMKAVKVSMIAATVMSLIAWGLVEIFPGMLVRIFSNDPELIAQGTTAVRFMLLAAPTIGFQIVCGGLYQALGRARISFIISLMRQIICLVPLLLILPQFFGLDGIWYAFPLADLGAFTVCLVIMSKTWRRIFKNPEIV
- a CDS encoding RpiR family transcriptional regulator, whose protein sequence is MKLDGVCKINSALGMEYQFGEFYIDRDYLVFDQNFSLGMKKRQTFPIAKLAKIALVREEAKILLTFSCDNIDFEITGNSHDNLREFRDILQNKGVTNLEINKADNKKKTRYTTHHYHNFAKS